The following is a genomic window from Paenibacillus sp. FSL R5-0766.
TGGAGCTTTACTGCAGCTTGATATTGAATTTGGGTACGATCTGTACAGGATAGGTGGGAGCCTTTGAAGTGTGAGCGCCAGCTTGCATGGAGGCAACGTTGGGATACCACCCTGATCGTATCTAGGTTCTAACCTGGTACCGTAATCCGGTGCGGGGACAGTGTCAGGTGGGCAGTTTGACTGGGGCGGTCGCCTCCTAAAGAGTAACGGAGGCGCCCAAAGGTTCCCTCAGAATGGTTGGAAATCATTCGAAGAGTGCAAAGGCATAAGGGAGCTTGACTGCGAGACCTACAAGTCGAGCAGGGACGAAAGTCGGGCTTAGTGATCCGGTGGTACCGCATGGAAGGGCCATCGCTCAACGGATAAAAGCTACCCTGGGGATAACAGGCTTATCTCCCCCAAGAGTCCACATCGACGGGGAGGTTTGGCACCTCGATGTCGGCTCATCGCATCCTGGGGCTGAAGTAGGTCCCAAGGGTTGGGCTGTTCGCCCATTAAAGCGGTACGCGAGCTGGGTTCAGAACGTCGTGAGACAGTTCGGTCCCTATCTGTCGTGGGCGTAGGAAATTTGAGAGGAGCTGTCCTTAGTACGAGAGGACCGGGATGGACGTACCGCTGGTGTACCAGTTGTTCCGCCAGGAGCACCGCTGGGTAGCTATGTACGGACGGGATAAACGCTGAAAGCATCTAAGCGTGAAGCCCCCCTCAAGATGAGATTTCCCAGTATGTAAGACCCCTTGAAGACGACGAGGTAGATAGGCTGGGGGTGGAAGTGCAGCAATGCATGGAGCTGACCAGTACTAATCGGTCGAGGGCTTATCCAATAGCAAGTGATAAATCGCATGTTTCGTTTCGAATCTAGTTTTCAGAGAACAACCACTCTGAAATGTAAGCTAAGCTATGCGTTTGGTGGCGATGGCGGAGGGGTTCCACACGTACCCATCCCGAACACGACCGTTAAGCCCTCTAGCGCCGATGGTACTTGGACCGCAGGGTCCTGGGAGAGTAGGACGCCGCCAAGCGATTTCCCTTTGGGGTATTTTTTTTGCCCCCCTTGCAAAGGAATAAGGGATATATATTAGGGCCCTTAGCTCAGTTGGTTAGAGCGCACCTCTGATAAGGGTGAGGCCGGTGGTTCGAGTCCACCAGGGCCCATAGCAAGACCACAACAAAGAAATACACAGTGTATGGGGCCATAGCTCAGCTGGGAGAGCGCCTGCCTTGCAAGCAGGAGGTCAGCGGTTCGATCCCGCTTGGCTCCACCATTCCCTGATAGCTCAGTTGGTAGAGCACTCGACTGTTAATCGAGTTGTCACAGGTTCGAGCCCTGTTCGGGGAGCCATATGGAGAGGTGTCCGAGCTGGCCGAAGGAGCACGATTGGAAATCGTGTAGGCGTCACAAGCGTCTCGAGGGTTCGAATCCCTCTCTCTCCGCCAGATAATTTTTTTAGCACGGCCCGTTGGTCAAGGGGTTAAGACACCTCCCTTTCACGGAGGTAACAGGGGTTCGAATCCCCTACGGGTCATATTATGGAGGCTTAGCTCAGCTGGGAGAGCATCTGCCTTACAAGCAGAGGGTCGGGGGTTCGATCCCCTCAGCCTCCACCATAATACTTTTATAACGACGCGGGGTGGAGCAGCCCGGTAGCTCGTCGGGCTCATAACCCGAAGGCCGCAGGTTCAAATCCTGCCCCCGCAATTAACTTTCCTTGAGAAAGTACTATGGAACCGTGGTGTAGTTGGCCTAACATGCCTGCCTGTCACGCAGGAGATCGCGGGTTCGAATCCCGTCGGTTCCGCCATTTTTAATTAAATATACACCGTGCCGGTGTAGCTCAACTGGTAGAGCAACTGACTTGTAATCAGTAGGTTGGGGGTTCAAGTCCTCTCGCCGGCACCAATTTTAGTATTTACATCTGAATTTGTGATAGAATGTATATTATAGATGCAGTTGCTAATACTAAGATACTCTTAGTGGATGAATGGCTTACTCTATGGCGATCGTGGCGAAGTGGTTAACGCACCGGTTTGTGGATCCGGCATTCGGGGGTTCAATTCCCCTCGATCGCCCCATGATTTTTTAATGGGGATTAGCCAAGCGGTAAGGCAACGGACTTTGACTCCGTCATGCATAGGTTCAAATCCTATATCCCCAGCCATTTCATTACGAGTCATTAGCTCAGTTGGTAGAGCACCTGACTTTTAATCAGGGTGTCGAAGGTTCGAGCCCTTCATGACTCACCATTATATTTTGCGGTCGTGGCGGAATTGGCAGACGCGCACGGTTCAGGTCCGTGTGGGCTAACCCCCCGTGGAGGTTCGAGTCCTCTCGACCGCACCATATGTTTTGCGGAAGTGGCTCAGCGGTAGAGCATCGCCTTGCCAAGGCGAGGGTCGCGGGTTCGATTCCCGTCTTCCGCTCCAATATTTGCGCCCTTAGCTCAGCTGGATAGAGCGTTTGACTACGAATCAAAAGGCCGGGAGTTCGAATCTCTCAGGGCGCGCCATTATTCTCATAAGTATCGGGATGTAGCTCAGCTTGGTAGAGCACCTGGTTTGGGACCAGGGGGTCGCATGTTCAAATCGTGTCATCCCGATTTTTTTTATTTGCGGGTGTAGTTCAATGGTAGAACTTTAGCCTTCCAAGCTAATAGCGTGGGTTCGATTCCCATCACCCGCTTCCGAGTAACATACAGAAAAGCCTTTGCTTATAGCAAGGGCTTTTTTTGTGTTAAAAAGAATAAGTGTATTCTATTTAAAGTAGGGTCGCGAATAATCAGTAGAAATCTCAACTGATGATAAACGTAGAATTACTTAAATAACGGAATCCATTTCGTTCACTACGCAAAAAAGACAAGCTCCTCTCCTGCAATGTACGTAGGAAGAGGAGCTTGTTTTTAGCAAGAGCTCGTGATTAGTATCTTTCCAGAATGGTTTGTGTTTTCAAGCCATCGGCAGGAATTAGCCAGTTGTTGTTCTCCAGCAATTGCAGCAGTTGGGTACGCAGTCCGGATACGGCTACAGCATCATCGGTTTTGAAAGAAACCTCTACGATATTCTCAATACCTGTACCTGCTGCATCACGAATTGGCCATACTTCGAGCGTAAGCTCTTGACCATTCCATGTACCTTCATAACGTTGGAATGTGATTGGACCATATGCACGGGATTGAGTCAATTGCTGCTTGCCCCAGTTGGAGGAACTCCAGTTTTTCAATTTGCCTGGAAGCTTGTCCAGTAACATGTTCAAGGCTTCTTGCTCAGAAGGAAGTTGGACTCCTGTTGCTTTGGTATCGACTTTTTTGGTGTTGGAGAAGCTTAAGGTTTGTTTGCCATATCCCCAATCAATCTCAGCCTCGTAATTATCATCTGATTTATCAAATCCCTCTTGATTAGCAAGAGTCAGTGCTGCATTAATGTCGCCATTGATCACAGGGTAGCGTTTTTTATAAGTCAATTCGTAGTTATTCTTGTCATCCTTTTTGCGAAAACGAACGTTCCATCCTTGTTGATCCAATCCGAGAGCATTGGTGTCAAAGTACTCTACGTTAATGTTTTTTGGCGTGGAACTCAGGCCGAGTGTCTGAATCACTTCACTGCGTGGTGTCCCATCTGTATTCAATACAAGTTCCGGCTTGGCCAGAAACTTTACTTCATAAGCAGGAACGGCATTGGCAGCAGCTGAAGCCTGGGGTGCTCCCAGAAATGTCATTCCACTTCCCAATGTTACGATGCTCAGCATCAATGAGGCGGTTACCTTTTTCCACTTTTTCAAAACCAATCACTCTCCTAATCTGGATTAACGTACAGATCTCACTTTATCGCCTGAATATATGAAAGCGATTAAAGGGAAGTGCACATTGCGTTAACCCTGCATAGATTTGATGAATGGCAAACGATAGTTTATAGCGGATCAGGGCAATCAGCCATGGAAAATGGGGAAGCCGTGACTCACCTCTCGTAGCACTTCTTTGAAGCGGTTTACCTGAACTGAAGGGTGGCGGTCCTTGTTATGTACCGTATAGATATGGCGCGGTGCCTGCTCTCCCGGAATGGGAAGAACTTGAATGAGCCCGTGCTGTTCCTCCCACTGTACCGCCATCCGAGACATGAATGAGACATGCCCCCCGATTAACACGAGCTGTTTGATCGCTTCCAGGGAATCCATCTCAACGGTGCTCCGCAAACGAATGTCATGTTGTGTGAGCCATTGGTTGGTTAACCGTCTAGTACTGGATTCATCACCATGTAGGGCAAAGGGAATCTGCGCGATATGATCAGGTGTTAATGCATCCTTCTGGGCCAACCCATGTTGTGGAGAACAGATCAATACTAAGTCGTCTTCACACAGCGTCTCTGCTTGCAGGGCAGGGCCAACAAATGGCTCGGAAGAGATCACCCCCAGATCAATCTGATGCCGAATCAACATCTCGCGAATAACA
Proteins encoded in this region:
- a CDS encoding LysR family transcriptional regulator — its product is MNLIKLQIVELIDKHHHMTSVAELLGIKQPTVTFHMKSLEEEMGVRLFESRSGKTFLTEAGQALLHYSVKINALTQEARRVVKEYDSLYRGTLHIGASYVPATYLLPTILNTFSQEFPGIRIVLSVKPSPVIREMLIRHQIDLGVISSEPFVGPALQAETLCEDDLVLICSPQHGLAQKDALTPDHIAQIPFALHGDESSTRRLTNQWLTQHDIRLRSTVEMDSLEAIKQLVLIGGHVSFMSRMAVQWEEQHGLIQVLPIPGEQAPRHIYTVHNKDRHPSVQVNRFKEVLREVSHGFPIFHG